The Gimibacter soli genome includes a region encoding these proteins:
- a CDS encoding PAS domain-containing protein gives MAAKAVHLAHRTHWVDFDDEDIPWLAGQEFFRLWRDRCGDRDFPMRADFTPMELKRWLPHVVLLDYLPEKQDCSVRLVGTAIAELFPRDPTGMLIRDLHNGDQTMLGLQAVVDWRLPIMAKELTIEWADRSHRVFDSVNLPLSRNGDAIDMLLILINLRPPQL, from the coding sequence ATGGCAGCGAAGGCAGTCCACCTGGCCCATCGCACTCATTGGGTCGATTTCGACGACGAAGACATTCCCTGGCTCGCGGGCCAGGAATTTTTTCGGCTGTGGCGCGACCGTTGCGGCGACCGTGACTTTCCCATGCGCGCCGACTTTACGCCGATGGAGCTGAAACGCTGGCTGCCCCATGTCGTCCTCCTTGATTATCTGCCGGAAAAGCAGGATTGCAGCGTCCGCCTTGTCGGCACCGCGATTGCCGAGCTTTTCCCGCGCGACCCCACCGGCATGCTGATTCGCGACCTGCATAATGGAGACCAGACGATGCTGGGCCTACAGGCGGTGGTCGACTGGCGCCTGCCAATCATGGCGAAGGAACTGACCATCGAATGGGCTGATCGTTCGCACCGCGTTTTCGATTCGGTCAATCTGCCGCTCAGCCGCAATGGCGACGCCATCGACATGCTTCTGATCCTGATCAACCTCAGGCCACCGCAACTCTGA
- a CDS encoding divergent polysaccharide deacetylase family protein, whose protein sequence is MPSSLNAILIAWALSLILVLGGFMGIEFLAAPPAAHDEPTHEPAPKPKGDDHGKADAPATTEEGHDAPAETHQAEDTSHGEPASVPGPGPATFADDALIEKSPLGPLPKRSNDGMTPMERYASPHPADDKTPRIAIIVSEMGLRARTTEAAITGLPGPVTLAFSPYGSDLDRWTKAAREHGHETLLLLPMEPIEYPQMDPGALALLTGNNLRQNTRLLETSMAKFTGYVGVVNQMGSRFTAAADSLKPILEAVERRGLLFVDARTTRYSRAATMARGMGLPIAINNGFVDETLEAAAMRQELLLLENRARTVGAAVGIARPYPITVDVLKEWAEGLSERGFVLVPVTAIADRQPVN, encoded by the coding sequence GTGCCGTCCAGCCTCAACGCCATCCTGATCGCGTGGGCACTCAGCCTGATCCTCGTCCTCGGCGGGTTCATGGGGATCGAATTCCTCGCGGCCCCGCCTGCCGCCCATGACGAACCGACGCATGAGCCTGCACCCAAGCCCAAAGGCGACGACCATGGCAAGGCCGATGCGCCCGCCACGACGGAAGAGGGTCATGATGCACCGGCTGAGACGCATCAGGCCGAAGATACAAGCCACGGCGAGCCTGCCTCGGTTCCCGGCCCCGGCCCGGCGACCTTCGCCGATGACGCATTGATCGAGAAAAGCCCGCTTGGCCCCCTGCCCAAACGCAGCAATGACGGCATGACTCCGATGGAGCGTTATGCGAGCCCGCACCCGGCAGACGACAAGACGCCGCGGATCGCCATCATCGTCAGCGAAATGGGCCTTCGCGCCAGAACCACAGAAGCCGCGATCACCGGCCTGCCCGGCCCGGTGACACTCGCCTTCTCGCCCTATGGCAGCGACCTTGACCGCTGGACGAAAGCCGCGCGCGAACACGGCCACGAAACCCTGCTGCTGCTGCCGATGGAACCCATCGAATATCCGCAGATGGACCCCGGCGCGCTGGCACTGCTTACCGGCAATAACCTGCGCCAGAACACGCGCCTTCTGGAAACCAGCATGGCCAAATTCACCGGCTATGTCGGGGTCGTCAACCAGATGGGTTCGCGCTTCACGGCAGCAGCAGACTCGCTGAAGCCGATCCTAGAAGCCGTTGAACGGCGGGGGCTTCTGTTTGTGGACGCCCGCACCACGCGCTATTCCCGCGCTGCCACCATGGCCCGCGGCATGGGCCTGCCGATTGCCATCAACAACGGCTTTGTGGACGAGACGCTTGAAGCCGCCGCCATGCGGCAGGAACTGCTGCTCCTGGAGAACCGCGCCCGCACGGTGGGGGCGGCGGTCGGCATCGCCCGGCCCTATCCGATCACCGTCGACGTGCTGAAGGAATGGGCGGAGGGTCTGTCCGAGCGAGGCTTTGTCCTTGTGCCTGTCACCGCCATTGCCGACCGCCAGCCAGTCAACTGA
- a CDS encoding PAS domain-containing protein, translating into MIRRSVEVAGGIIHTDFDAEDLPWAGGVHVFRLWCERRGDRDMPSRADFSPHDMVSYLPFVVLVDVLHDPLRFRNRLVGTALAELLPNDPTGIFMDELPNGEVTAARLALTVNERHPTFSTDLPLDWANRDYRSFDAIGMPLSSDGKTVDMIMTVMSLRPSTQPVPKGPVKRKR; encoded by the coding sequence ATGATCAGACGCTCGGTTGAGGTCGCTGGCGGCATCATCCATACCGATTTCGATGCGGAAGACCTGCCTTGGGCCGGCGGCGTCCATGTCTTCAGGCTATGGTGCGAACGCCGGGGCGACCGCGACATGCCCTCGCGCGCCGACTTCTCGCCGCATGACATGGTTTCCTACCTGCCGTTTGTGGTGCTTGTGGATGTGCTGCACGATCCGCTGCGGTTCCGTAACCGGCTTGTCGGCACAGCGCTCGCTGAACTGTTGCCGAACGATCCGACGGGAATTTTCATGGACGAGCTGCCGAACGGCGAGGTCACAGCGGCGCGGCTGGCCCTGACCGTGAACGAACGCCACCCCACATTCAGCACCGACCTGCCGCTTGACTGGGCGAACCGCGACTATCGTAGCTTCGATGCCATCGGCATGCCGCTTTCATCAGATGGCAAAACCGTCGACATGATCATGACCGTCATGAGCCTGCGGCCCTCAACACAACCGGTCCCGAAGGGCCCTGTCAAGCGCAAGCGCTGA
- a CDS encoding F0F1 ATP synthase subunit epsilon — MSDTLHYEIVSPERLLKDAEATMIVVPGTDGDFGVLPGHAPMMSTIRPGVVEVYASEGAAPEKLFVKGGLAQVSPKGLTILAEETISLDGVDTAALAKKIADTREDIADAKDELSKAHLEKELDWMLALADVAA, encoded by the coding sequence ATGAGCGATACCCTGCATTATGAAATCGTGTCGCCCGAGCGTCTTCTGAAAGACGCCGAAGCGACCATGATCGTGGTTCCGGGAACGGACGGCGATTTCGGCGTGCTGCCGGGGCATGCGCCGATGATGTCGACGATCCGCCCGGGCGTGGTCGAGGTTTATGCGTCGGAAGGTGCAGCGCCCGAGAAGCTGTTCGTGAAGGGCGGCCTCGCCCAGGTCAGCCCCAAGGGCCTGACCATCCTCGCCGAGGAAACGATCAGCCTTGACGGTGTGGACACCGCAGCGCTCGCCAAGAAGATCGCCGATACCCGTGAGGATATCGCCGATGCGAAGGACGAGCTCTCGAAAGCCCACCTCGAGAAAGAACTGGACTGGATGCTCGCGCTTGCCGATGTGGCAGCCTGA
- the atpA gene encoding F0F1 ATP synthase subunit alpha: protein MDIRAAEISKVLKDQIASFGASAEVTEVGTVLSVGDGIARVYGLDQVQAGEMVEFPGGVKGMALNLETDNVGVVIFGDDRGIKEGDTVKRTGAIVDVPVGKGLLGRVVDGLGNPIDGKGPLVDVVRQRVEVKAPGIIPRKSVHEPVQTGLKAIDALVPVGRGQRELIIGDRQTGKTAVAIDAFINQKPVNKAAKDDKEKLFCIYVAVGQKRSTVAQIVKTLEEQGALEYSIVVAATASEPAPLQFLAPYTGAAMGEFFRDNGMHAVIVFDDLSKQAVAYRQMSLLLRRPPGREAYPGDVFYLHSRLLERAAKMSDERGAGSLTALPVIETQAGDVSAYIPTNVISITDGQIFLETELFYKGIRPAINVGLSVSRVGSAAQIKAMKQVAGSIKLELAQYREMEAFAQFGSDLDASTQKLLNRGARLTELLKQGQYSPLAVEEQVVSIFAGVNGYLDAIPTSAVTRFEERFLAEMRGKHADVLATIRTEQKLSDGTIAKLKSILDTFSKSFS from the coding sequence ATGGATATCCGTGCCGCGGAAATCTCCAAGGTCCTGAAGGACCAAATTGCAAGTTTCGGCGCTTCGGCCGAAGTGACCGAAGTTGGTACCGTTCTCTCCGTTGGTGACGGTATTGCCCGCGTTTACGGCCTGGATCAGGTTCAGGCCGGTGAGATGGTCGAATTCCCCGGTGGTGTGAAGGGCATGGCCCTCAACCTCGAAACCGACAACGTCGGTGTGGTGATTTTCGGCGACGACCGCGGCATTAAAGAAGGCGACACCGTAAAACGGACCGGCGCCATCGTGGACGTTCCGGTTGGCAAAGGCCTCCTCGGTCGCGTGGTTGACGGTCTCGGCAACCCGATCGACGGCAAAGGCCCGCTCGTTGACGTTGTCCGTCAGCGCGTGGAAGTCAAAGCTCCGGGCATCATCCCCCGTAAATCGGTTCACGAGCCCGTACAGACCGGCCTGAAGGCAATTGACGCCCTCGTGCCCGTAGGCCGTGGCCAGCGCGAGCTGATCATCGGTGACCGTCAGACCGGTAAAACCGCTGTCGCCATCGACGCCTTCATCAACCAGAAGCCGGTGAACAAGGCTGCCAAGGACGACAAGGAGAAGCTCTTCTGCATCTATGTCGCCGTCGGCCAGAAACGTTCGACCGTTGCCCAGATCGTGAAGACGCTCGAAGAGCAAGGCGCTCTTGAATATTCGATCGTCGTCGCTGCAACCGCTTCGGAGCCCGCTCCGCTGCAGTTCCTTGCACCCTATACCGGTGCTGCGATGGGTGAATTCTTCCGCGACAACGGCATGCACGCCGTGATTGTGTTCGACGACCTTTCCAAACAGGCCGTCGCTTACCGTCAGATGTCGCTGCTGCTTCGCCGCCCGCCGGGACGTGAAGCATACCCGGGTGACGTATTCTATCTCCATAGCCGCCTCCTTGAGCGCGCTGCGAAGATGTCGGACGAGCGCGGCGCCGGTTCGCTGACCGCTCTGCCGGTTATCGAAACCCAGGCTGGTGACGTGTCGGCTTACATTCCGACCAACGTGATCTCGATCACCGACGGCCAGATCTTCCTCGAGACCGAACTCTTCTACAAAGGTATCCGCCCGGCAATTAACGTCGGTCTGTCGGTATCCCGCGTGGGTTCGGCTGCTCAGATCAAGGCGATGAAACAGGTTGCAGGTTCGATCAAGCTCGAACTCGCCCAGTATCGCGAGATGGAAGCTTTCGCCCAGTTCGGTTCGGACCTCGATGCCTCGACCCAGAAACTGCTGAACCGCGGTGCCCGTCTGACGGAACTGCTGAAGCAGGGCCAGTATTCGCCGCTCGCGGTTGAAGAACAGGTCGTGTCGATCTTCGCAGGTGTGAACGGCTATCTCGATGCGATCCCGACTTCGGCCGTGACCCGCTTCGAAGAGCGCTTCCTCGCCGAGATGCGCGGCAAGCACGCTGACGTGCTCGCCACCATCCGCACCGAGCAGAAGCTGTCGGACGGCACCATCGCCAAGCTGAAATCGATCCTCGATACTTTCTCGAAGTCGTTCAGCTAA
- a CDS encoding type III PLP-dependent enzyme translates to MAHALQSERSRRRVNAYRRALYHGAPLYHSVAEIIGDVADDDSVHVIRPNVIAERARTFVAGSPGEVLFAVKANPHPAVLQTIWEAGVRGFDVASMGEIELVHSLFPTARMCFMHPIKSRQSIRRAYALGVRDYAFDHIDELTKIVEETGGAKDLGLFLRLSPRSSGAAYALAGKFGATVMEAQLLMEKARPLCDRLGLTFHVGSQCMIPEDYASAIAIAAELISVTGVKVDMLDVGGGYPVTYPGMTPPPLQDYFDAIEAAVKKEGLTHLSLALEPGRALVADGGATLARIEMRRDQMLYLNDGVYGSLFDAGTPRWRFSTRLWRDGKLVEGDEEAFGFFGPTCDSIDRMEGPFMLPANAQEGDWVEVIGLGAYGLTMTTQFNGFHQGPIVALIDNL, encoded by the coding sequence ATGGCTCACGCCCTTCAATCCGAACGCAGCCGACGCCGAGTGAACGCCTACCGCCGCGCCCTTTATCATGGTGCGCCGCTTTATCATTCCGTTGCCGAAATCATTGGCGATGTGGCCGATGACGATTCGGTGCATGTGATCCGCCCCAATGTGATCGCCGAACGCGCCCGCACCTTCGTTGCCGGCTCGCCGGGCGAGGTGCTGTTTGCCGTGAAGGCGAACCCGCATCCGGCGGTGCTGCAAACCATCTGGGAAGCTGGTGTGCGCGGCTTTGACGTGGCCTCGATGGGCGAGATTGAACTGGTGCACAGCCTGTTCCCCACTGCTCGCATGTGCTTCATGCACCCGATCAAGTCGCGCCAGTCGATCCGCCGCGCCTATGCGCTGGGTGTGCGTGACTATGCGTTCGACCATATCGACGAACTGACCAAGATTGTGGAAGAGACCGGCGGTGCCAAAGACCTTGGCCTGTTCCTGCGCCTGTCGCCGCGTTCGTCGGGTGCGGCCTATGCGCTTGCCGGCAAATTTGGCGCGACCGTGATGGAAGCCCAGCTCCTGATGGAAAAGGCCCGCCCGCTGTGCGACCGTCTGGGCCTGACCTTCCATGTGGGTAGCCAGTGCATGATCCCCGAGGATTATGCCTCCGCTATTGCCATCGCGGCTGAGCTGATCAGCGTGACTGGTGTGAAGGTAGACATGCTGGATGTCGGGGGCGGTTACCCCGTCACCTATCCGGGCATGACCCCGCCGCCGCTGCAGGACTATTTCGATGCCATCGAGGCAGCCGTGAAGAAAGAGGGCCTGACGCACCTGTCGCTGGCGCTGGAACCCGGTCGCGCGCTCGTCGCCGATGGCGGCGCCACGCTTGCCCGCATCGAGATGCGCCGCGACCAGATGCTGTATCTGAACGACGGCGTCTATGGCAGCCTCTTCGATGCCGGTACGCCGCGCTGGCGCTTCTCGACCCGTCTGTGGCGCGACGGCAAGCTCGTGGAAGGCGATGAGGAGGCCTTCGGCTTCTTTGGTCCTACCTGCGACAGTATCGACCGCATGGAAGGCCCCTTCATGCTGCCGGCCAACGCGCAGGAAGGTGACTGGGTCGAGGTGATCGGGCTGGGTGCTTACGGCCTCACCATGACCACGCAGTTCAACGGCTTCCACCAGGGGCCGATTGTCGCGCTGATCGATAATCTCTGA
- a CDS encoding RNA pyrophosphohydrolase: MSDLPYRPCVGIMLINAEGEIFVGERIDTPGAWQMPQGGIDKGEEADVAALRELEEEIGVTAAAVELITRTPAPLAYDLPPHLLGKVWGGKYKGQIQHWYLMRLTGDEAGINIDVEHPEFSRWRWTDAKALVDEIVPFKRPIYEALVDAFGMYLKGA, from the coding sequence ATGAGCGACCTGCCCTATCGCCCTTGTGTCGGTATCATGCTGATCAATGCCGAGGGCGAGATTTTCGTCGGCGAACGGATCGACACGCCGGGCGCGTGGCAGATGCCGCAAGGCGGGATCGACAAGGGCGAGGAAGCCGACGTGGCGGCCCTGCGCGAGCTTGAGGAAGAGATCGGCGTTACGGCAGCAGCGGTGGAACTGATCACCCGCACCCCCGCCCCGCTCGCCTATGACCTGCCCCCGCATCTTCTGGGGAAGGTTTGGGGCGGCAAATACAAAGGCCAGATCCAACACTGGTATCTGATGCGGCTCACGGGGGACGAGGCCGGGATCAATATCGATGTCGAGCATCCCGAATTCAGCCGCTGGCGCTGGACGGATGCAAAAGCGCTTGTCGATGAAATCGTGCCCTTCAAGCGCCCCATCTATGAGGCGCTTGTCGATGCCTTCGGCATGTATCTGAAAGGCGCCTGA
- the atpD gene encoding F0F1 ATP synthase subunit beta: MAATTNKGRITQVIGAVVDVQFDDQLPAILNALETKNGDQRLVLEVAQHLGENSVRTIAMDSTDGLVRGAEVTDTGAAINVPVGPETLGRIINVIGEPIDERGPIGHKQTAPIHAPAPEFADQSTEQEVLVTGIKVVDLLAPYAKGGKIGLFGGAGVGKTVLIMELINNIAKGHGGYSVFAGVGERTREGNDLYHEMIDSGVINLEGESKAALVYGQMNEPPGARARVALTGLTLAEYFRDQEGQDVLFFVDNIFRFTQAGSEVSALLGRIPSAVGYQPTLATDMGALQERITTTKKGSITSVQAVYVPADDLTDPAPAASFAHLDATTVLSRQIAELGIYPAVDPLDSTSRILDPRVLGEEHYSVARSVQEVLQKYKSLQDIIAILGMDELSEDDKLVVARARKIQRFLSQPFHVAEVFTGTPGEFVQLEDTIKAFKAIVEGVYDHLPEAAFYMVGTIAQAIAKAEKLARDAA, from the coding sequence ATGGCTGCCACCACCAATAAAGGCCGGATTACCCAGGTCATCGGCGCTGTGGTCGACGTCCAGTTCGACGACCAACTGCCCGCCATTCTGAACGCGCTGGAAACCAAAAACGGCGATCAGCGCCTCGTTCTCGAAGTTGCCCAGCACCTCGGCGAAAACTCGGTCCGTACGATTGCAATGGACAGCACGGACGGTCTCGTTCGTGGTGCCGAAGTCACCGATACCGGTGCTGCGATCAACGTACCGGTCGGCCCCGAGACCCTCGGCCGCATCATCAACGTGATCGGCGAGCCGATTGATGAGCGCGGCCCGATCGGTCACAAGCAGACCGCTCCGATCCACGCTCCGGCGCCGGAATTCGCTGACCAGTCGACCGAGCAGGAAGTGCTCGTCACCGGCATCAAGGTTGTGGACCTTCTGGCTCCCTACGCAAAGGGCGGCAAGATCGGCCTCTTCGGCGGCGCCGGCGTGGGCAAGACCGTTCTCATCATGGAACTCATCAACAACATCGCTAAAGGCCACGGCGGTTACTCCGTGTTCGCCGGTGTGGGTGAGCGTACCCGTGAAGGTAACGACCTTTACCACGAGATGATCGACTCGGGCGTTATCAACCTCGAAGGCGAATCGAAAGCGGCCCTCGTGTACGGCCAGATGAACGAGCCTCCGGGAGCCCGCGCACGCGTTGCTCTGACCGGTCTGACCCTCGCTGAATATTTCCGCGACCAGGAAGGCCAGGACGTTCTGTTCTTCGTCGACAACATCTTCCGCTTCACCCAGGCGGGTTCGGAAGTGTCGGCACTTCTCGGCCGTATTCCTTCGGCAGTGGGCTACCAGCCGACCCTCGCGACCGACATGGGCGCGCTGCAGGAACGCATCACCACCACCAAGAAGGGCTCGATCACCTCGGTACAGGCCGTTTACGTACCTGCCGATGACTTGACTGACCCGGCACCGGCTGCTTCGTTCGCGCACCTTGACGCCACGACCGTTCTGTCGCGTCAGATCGCCGAGCTCGGCATTTACCCGGCAGTGGATCCGCTCGACAGTACGTCGCGTATTCTTGATCCGCGCGTTCTTGGCGAAGAGCATTATTCGGTTGCCCGTTCGGTGCAGGAAGTACTGCAGAAGTACAAGTCGCTGCAGGACATCATTGCCATTCTCGGCATGGACGAACTGTCGGAAGACGACAAACTGGTCGTTGCCCGCGCTCGTAAAATCCAGCGCTTCCTCAGCCAGCCGTTCCACGTTGCTGAAGTCTTCACCGGTACTCCGGGCGAATTCGTCCAGCTCGAAGACACGATCAAGGCCTTCAAGGCTATCGTCGAAGGCGTATACGATCACCTGCCGGAAGCTGCCTTCTACATGGTCGGCACCATCGCGCAGGCAATCGCCAAGGCCGAAAAACTCGCACGCGACGCCGCCTAA
- a CDS encoding F0F1 ATP synthase subunit gamma, whose product MPSLKDLKVRIKSVKSTQKITKAMKMVAASKLRRAQEAAEAARPYAERMEKVLSGLGMAVKDQPGASPLLIGTGKDDVELVIVATSERGLCGGFNTNIVKAARAHINSLIAAGKTVKILCVGKKGYGVLKREFASKIIGTKDLSGVKRLGFADAQAIATDVLDMFERGEFDVATLFYAKFQSALVQITTKQRLIPAPLPEAANENAADELGGAVYDYEPDEGAILEDLLPRNVAVQVYRGLLENAASEQGARMTAMDNATRNAGDMIDRLTLTYNRTRQAFITKELIEIISGAEAL is encoded by the coding sequence ATGCCAAGCCTTAAAGACCTGAAAGTCCGGATCAAGTCGGTCAAGTCGACGCAGAAGATCACCAAAGCCATGAAAATGGTGGCGGCTTCTAAACTGCGCCGGGCTCAAGAGGCGGCGGAAGCCGCCCGGCCGTACGCCGAGCGTATGGAAAAAGTGCTCTCGGGCCTCGGGATGGCCGTCAAGGACCAGCCCGGTGCCTCGCCGCTCCTTATCGGCACCGGCAAGGACGATGTTGAACTGGTGATCGTTGCCACCTCCGAGCGGGGTCTGTGCGGCGGTTTCAACACCAACATTGTCAAGGCTGCCCGGGCACATATCAACAGCCTGATCGCAGCGGGTAAAACCGTGAAGATCCTGTGCGTTGGCAAGAAGGGTTACGGCGTTCTGAAGCGCGAATTCGCGTCGAAGATCATCGGCACCAAAGACCTTTCGGGCGTGAAACGCCTCGGGTTTGCTGATGCGCAGGCCATTGCAACCGACGTTCTCGACATGTTCGAGCGCGGCGAGTTCGATGTGGCGACGCTCTTCTATGCCAAGTTCCAGTCGGCTCTCGTGCAGATCACCACGAAGCAGCGCCTTATCCCGGCGCCGCTTCCGGAAGCTGCCAACGAGAACGCTGCGGACGAGCTTGGCGGGGCTGTATATGATTACGAGCCCGACGAAGGCGCGATCCTCGAAGACCTGCTGCCGCGGAACGTGGCGGTCCAGGTTTATCGCGGTCTCCTTGAGAATGCGGCATCCGAACAGGGTGCCCGGATGACGGCCATGGATAACGCCACGCGGAACGCTGGCGACATGATCGACCGTCTGACGCTGACCTACAACCGGACGCGTCAGGCCTTCATCACCAAGGAACTGATTGAAATTATCTCGGGCGCTGAAGCGCTCTAA